A genomic region of Populus nigra chromosome 11, ddPopNigr1.1, whole genome shotgun sequence contains the following coding sequences:
- the LOC133668814 gene encoding heavy metal-associated isoprenylated plant protein 28 isoform X1, which produces MASIIEMRVHMDCAGCESKVKNALEKVKGVDDIDIDMGLQKVTVTGWADQKKVLKTVRKTGRRAELWQLPYNPQHHSYSDHYYNQHQVNGPLTYHAPQPSSSYNYYKHGYDSNDHGYYHHPVHSSIFNHQTGAVFSNENPHGCSIM; this is translated from the exons ATGGCG TCGATCATAGAAATGAGAGTGCATATGGATTGTGCTGGATGCGAGAGCAAGGTAAAAAATGCTCTGGAAAAAGTCAAAG GCGTAGATGACATAGATATAGATATGGGGTTGCAAAAGGTGACAGTCACAGGATGGGCTGACCAAAAGAAGGTTCTTAAGACAGTTCGTAAGACAGGAAGAAGGGCTGAGCTCTGGCAATTACCTTACAATCCACAGCATCATAGCTATTCTGACCATTACTACAACCAACACCAAGTTAACGGTCCACTTACTTACCATGCTCCTCAGCCTTCCTCTTCTTACAATTACTACAAGCATGGATATGATAGCAACGATCATGGTTATTATCATCATCCTGTGCATTCCTCCATCTTTAACCACCAGACAGGAGCAGTTTTCAGCAATGAAAACCCTCATGGTTGTTCTATAATGTGA
- the LOC133668814 gene encoding heavy metal-associated isoprenylated plant protein 28 isoform X2, with protein MRVHMDCAGCESKVKNALEKVKGVDDIDIDMGLQKVTVTGWADQKKVLKTVRKTGRRAELWQLPYNPQHHSYSDHYYNQHQVNGPLTYHAPQPSSSYNYYKHGYDSNDHGYYHHPVHSSIFNHQTGAVFSNENPHGCSIM; from the exons ATGAGAGTGCATATGGATTGTGCTGGATGCGAGAGCAAGGTAAAAAATGCTCTGGAAAAAGTCAAAG GCGTAGATGACATAGATATAGATATGGGGTTGCAAAAGGTGACAGTCACAGGATGGGCTGACCAAAAGAAGGTTCTTAAGACAGTTCGTAAGACAGGAAGAAGGGCTGAGCTCTGGCAATTACCTTACAATCCACAGCATCATAGCTATTCTGACCATTACTACAACCAACACCAAGTTAACGGTCCACTTACTTACCATGCTCCTCAGCCTTCCTCTTCTTACAATTACTACAAGCATGGATATGATAGCAACGATCATGGTTATTATCATCATCCTGTGCATTCCTCCATCTTTAACCACCAGACAGGAGCAGTTTTCAGCAATGAAAACCCTCATGGTTGTTCTATAATGTGA
- the LOC133668575 gene encoding uncharacterized protein LOC133668575 produces the protein MNSSDQQMNSITYMEPKLYKAAEAGNINPFKDRLPTSLIELLTPQNNTILHVYLDNQRTESESTDFVGQIIDMCPQLLLQANTKGETPLHFAARYGHSNAVKVLIDRAKNLAIDPENGLAEIKKMLRMTNEERDTALHVAARNIQARVVKRLTKVDPEFSYSANVHGETPLYIAANMRFKNWRFTRHEENRKKVIDEILSNCESVEYCGSHGRTALHAAAMHGDHETARKILKRDASLTRRTDDDGWSPLHYAAFFPNLSHGVPTVKVLLKHDVSAAYIVDSEKRTALHLAVVRGNIAAMKEIMITCPACCELVDSRGWNALHYAAITLKGALTAMYFPRRIPKFDKLIYEKDNDGNTPLHLFAAFGSYPQKFLSSHWRHAYKKMCGLNKQNLSVDDILVGNFPEEKKKILESLKDVRSGPLQRPIAMMKEEDLSITERGIEAHIVVAALVATVTFAAAFTMPGGYKNEQGTAVLIKKAVFAVFVISDAIAMVLSTSALCMHLYWAQLGKRGQVEEDLKQYFSYWTSTLIILAIQAMVIAFIAGSWAVLAPSFWLVNTIGFIGLAFSFFTSKASIDQLRNCIKY, from the exons ATGAATTCCTCTGATCAACAAATGAATAGCATCACTTACATGGAACCAAAATTGTACAAAGCTGCAGAAGCAGGCAACATCAACCCATTTAAGGATCGTCTTCCAACTTCTCTCATTGAGCTATTGACTCCACAAAACAACACAATTCTTCATGTTTACTTAGACAACCAACGTACAGAATCAGAATCCACTGATTTTGTTGGCCAAATTATTGATATGTGTCCACAACTGCTATTGCAAGCCAATACTAAAGGCGAAACCCCACTACATTTTGCGGCAAGATATGGGCATTCCAATGCAGTGAAAGTCTTGATTGACCGCGCAAAAAATCTAGCTATAGATCCTGAGAACGGGCTAGCAGAAATAAAGAAGATGTTGAGGATGACGAATGAAGAGAGAGATACAGCGTTGCATGTTGCAGCTCGAAATATCCAAGCCCGAGTGGTGAAAAGATTGACAAAAGTGGACCCTGAGTTTTCATATTCCGCCAATGTTCATGGAGAAACTCCACTTTATATTGCTGCCAATATGAG GTTTAAGAATTGGAGGTTTACAAGacatgaagaaaatagaaaaaaagtgatCGACGAAATCTTGAGTAATTGCGAGTCAGTGGAATATTGTGGTTCTCATGGCAGAACCGCACTACACGCGGCAGCCATGCATGGTGATCAtg AGACAGCAAGAAAGATATTAAAAAGAGACGCGAGTTTGACGAGAAGAACCGACGATGACGGGTGGTCACCACTTCACTACGCTGCCTTTTTCCCTAATTTATCTCATGGTGTGCCAACAGTAAAAGTACTACTAAAACATGATGTGTCCGCAGCCTACATTGTTGATTCAGAGAAGAGAACAGCCCTTCACTTGGCCGTCGTTCGAGGCAATATCGCAGCAATGAAAGAGATTATGATCACTTGTCCAGCTTGTTGTGAACTAGTAGATAGCAGAGGTTGGAATGCCCTTCACTATGCTGCCATAACTCTAAAAGGAGCACTTACAGCTATGTATTTCCCTCGACGGATTCCTAAATTTGACAAACTTATATACGAGAAGGATAACGATGGAAACACACCATTGCATCTATTTGCTGCTTTCGGCAGTTATCCCCAGAAGTTTTTGAGTAGTCATTGGAGACATGCGTACAAGAAGATGTGTGGCCTTAACAAGCAAAACCTCAGCGTTGATGACATCTTGGTAGGAAATTTTCCTGAAGAAAAG AAAAAGATTTTGGAATCATTGAAAGATGTACGGAGTGGACCGCTTCAACGGCCCATAGCTATGATGAAAGAAGAGGACCTCTCTATTACTGAGAGAGGAATCGAGGCTCATATAGTTGTAGCGGCACTCGTAGCAACAGTAACATTTGCAGCTGCTTTCACCATGCCTGGCGGTTACAAGAACGAACAAGGCACTGCAGTTCTTATTAAAAAAGCTGTTTTTGCAGTCTTTGTTATATCAGATGCAATAGCAATGGTTCTCTCAACTTCTGCTCTCTGCATGCACCTTTATTGGGCACAGCTTGGAAAAAGAGGTCAAGTGGAAGAGGATTTAAAACAATACTTCTCTTATTGGACATCTACTTTAATCATACTTGCCATACAGGCAATGGTCATCGCATTCATCGCAGGAAGTTGGGCAGTGCTAGCTCCATCATTTTGGCTTGTAAACACGATTGGTTTCATTGGTTTAGCCTTCTCATTCTTTACGTCCAAGGCAAGCATAGATCAATTACGCAACTGTATAAAATACTGA
- the LOC133668743 gene encoding protein ACCELERATED CELL DEATH 6-like: MGSSEKMKRISYMDPVLFKAAAEGDIDPFEKYQTCLDQLLTPDENTILHVYLGNQSREPELTDFVVIILEMCPPLLFQANKKGEIPLHLAAAYGHSNVVKVLIDRAKALPTDSESGVTEAKKMLRMTNEEQDTALHEAARHRRSHVVEILTKEDPEFPYSANVHGETPLYIAASIITRWREERGKVVDGILGNCISVDYGGPNGRTALNAAIRVRDDETARKLLEKEKKLTQTTDENGWSPLHHAACYDWSPRIVQVLLENDASAAYIAETEKRRTALHIAAIQGHVNAMKEIVSRCPACCELVDNRGWNALHYAVASKDRVAFVHCLKIPELARLGTKKDDKGNTPFHLIAALAHQQKQWQRVLFNDSYGYSGREIRCGLNKRQLSVDDIYEGNFAEIQKELVKSLEDVGSGPIGRGPFVMKGEEEKNNKERNKEEEEALSKARESHLVVAALIATVTFAAAFTLPGGYKSDQGPNEGTAILAKKAAFIVFVMSDAMSMVLSLLAVFIHFMISLIHGFKMVKDEAMDENTTGILFGYAMLLTMIAMGTMIIAFITGTYAVLEPSLGLAISTCLIGLSFFFLVYLVCRFIYKNLIS, from the exons AGCTGCAGCTGAAGGCGATATCGATCCCTTTGAGAAATATCAAACCTGCCTTGATCAGTTATTGACTCCAGACGAGAACACCATTCTTCATGTCTACTTAGGAAACCAAAGTAGGGAACCGGAACTCACTGATTTTGTTGTTATAATTCTTGAAATGTGTCCACCACTGTTATTCCAAGCCAATAAGAAAGGTGAAATCCCACTCCATTTGGCAGCAGCATATGGTCATTCCAATGTGGTAAAGGTCCTCATTGACCGTGCCAAAGCTCTACCTACTGATTCAGAGAGCGGAGTAACAGAAGCAAAAAAGATGTTGAGGATGACCAATGAAGAGCAAGATACAGCGTTGCACGAGGCAGCTCGACATAGGCGGAGCCATGTGGTGGAAATATTGACTAAAGAGGACCCTGAGTTTCCATATTCGGCCAATGTTCATGGAGAAACTCCACTTTATATTGCTGCTTCCATTATCACGAGGTGGAGGGAAGAACGAGGAAAGGTAGTCGATGGAATCCTCGGAAATTGCATCTCAGTGGACTATGGCGGCCCTAATGGTAGAACTGCTCTAAACGCGGCAATCAGGGTGCGAGATGATG AGACAGCAAGAAAAttgttagaaaaagaaaagaaattgacgCAAACAACCGATGAGAACGGCTGGTCACCACTTCACCACGCTGCCTGTTATGACTGGTCTCCTCGTATAGTGCAAGTATTACTAGAAAATGATGCGTCTGCGGCCTACATTGCTGAAACAGAGAAGAGGAGAACAGCACTTCACATTGCTGCTATTCAAGGACATGTAAACGCAATGAAAGAGATTGTTTCTCGATGTCCAGCTTGTTGTGAGCTAGTTGATAACAGAGGTTGGAATGCTCTTCACTATGCTGTGGCAAGTAAAGATAGAGTAGCATTCGTCCACTGTCTGAAGATTCCAGAGCTTGCAAGACTTGGAACGAAGAAGGATGACAAAGGAAACACGCCCTTCCATCTAATTGCTGCTTTAGCGCACCAGCAGAAGCAATGGCAACGTGTTTTATTTAACGATAGTTATGGTTATAGTGGAAGGGAGATAAGATGTGGTCTTAATAAGCGACAGCTAAGCGTCGACGACATTTATGAAGGAAATTTTGCAGAGATACAG AAAGAGCTTGTAAAATCCCTTGAAGATGTTGGCAGTGGACCGATTGGTCGCGGTCCCTTTGTTATGAAAGGAGAggaagagaaaaacaataaggagagaaacaaagaagaagaggaagcttTGAGTAAAGCAAGGGAGTCTCATCTAGTTGTTGCGGCGCTGATAGCAACGGTGACATTTGCAGCAGCATTCACCCTACCTGGCGGTTACAAGAGCGACCAAGGTCCAAATGAAGGCACTGCAATTCTTGCTAAAAAAGCTGCTTTTATAGTATTTGTTATGTCAGATGCAATGTCAATGGTGCTCTCTCTTTTAGCTGTCTTTATCCATTTTATGATTTCGCTGATTCATGGTTTTAAAATGGTAAAGGATGAAGCGATGGATGAGAATACCACTGGGATATTATTTGGGTATGCCATGTTGCTGACAATGATTGCCATGGGTACAATGATTATCGCATTCATCACGGGCACATATGCGGTTCTAGAGCCTTCCTTGGGGCTTGCTATCAGCACTTGTCTTATTGGTCTGAGTTTCTTCTTCCTTGTGTATTTAGTGTGTAGGTTCATTTAcaagaatttaataagttaa